In Cryptococcus gattii WM276 chromosome A, complete sequence, one genomic interval encodes:
- a CDS encoding WD-repeat protein, putative (Similar to TIGR gene model, INSD accession AAW40986.1) → MSSRPQYIINSDDDDDEDYQPSDPEVALLDLLHDGYELYEEDYDEDDIDEEDEEDEEDEEDDGGLVVDENGHIIQDDGNDYDDDQEMSDDTESRAFADLLEFAQAVDNGESPLTFLSGRISGSFPSILHRLAMRSDPRFRNNDWASKVKKKQTVADPRGTELLRGGEFGKVGNWQAPGRTGRQRSTGWQRAVNGWKPPRSTTSQHLVPNEPGTVVAYYPSVPYVGQFAGEDYSIFYTATQYFTLHLYSTTQYLKSKNNIHQRRTARPSDSIRPIPASSTPPAQSNQVNEDEDQDGHEGDWEDEDGYEEQLSGSSSIEDSSMKRIKRVQGVEGRWTITDCDADKKGEKMIYSSITPYVHMLYTDEFDQEHVELDFSDPRERGTYYRTGIWSIRFSADGKEIVAGASNGKIMVYDINAQRRSLSVSVNAVCFADHSSTNILISGSDDGYVKVWDRRSLSSHVPSGVLVGATEGITYTSPKGDGRYVVANSKDQAARLYDLRKMRSYGDFVNEPDASQKYGAAGFDYRDMRYPRSEPRSHPQDCSVMTYSGHSVLRTLIRCHFSPIESTGQSYIYSGSADGMIHVWSLDGRVLDRSASEGLYSSQGIYSDPSAPAHPTQSSRTNLFGSYSHAVRDVAWHGYEPTLMSTCWDMMGGMRRGGTIAKHEWKGLGKNGLAKLEDWEIKRKEENEGNRATD, encoded by the exons ATGTCATCTAGGCCGCAATACATTATCAATAGcgatgacgatgacgatgaggatTATCAACCGTCCGATCCCGAAGTTGCTCTGCTCGATCTCCTTCATGACGGGTACGAGCTCTATGAAGAAGATTACGACGAAGATGACATCGAcgaggaagacgaagaggacgaagaggacgaagaggacGATGGTGGCTTAGTGGTCGACGAGAATGGACATATCATTCAAGATGATGGCAATGACTATGACGATGACCAGGAGATGTCTGATGACACCGAATCTCGGGCCTTTGCCGATCTCCTTGAATTCGCCCAAGCGGTGGACAACGGTGAATCGCCTCTCACTTTTCTGTCGGGTAGAATATCAGGTTCATTCCCCAGCATCTTACATCGACTGGCAATGAGGAGTGATCCCCGATTCAGAAACAATGATTGGGCTTCAAAGGTCAAGAAGAAACAGACGGTGGCTGATCCTAGGGGGACGGAGTTGTTGAGGGGCGGGGAGTTTGGAAAGGTCGGAAACTGGCAAGCACCTGGTAGGACCGGCAGACAAAGATCTACAGGATGGCAAAGGGCAGTCAATGGTTGGAAGCCCCCTAGATCAACA ACAAGCCAGCATCTCGTACCCAACGAGCCTGGGACGGTCGTTGCGTACTACCCCTCCGTACCCTACGTTGGTCAATTTGCTGGAGAAGATTACTCTATATTCT ACACGGCGACCCAATACTTCACTTTACATCTTTATTCTACAACACAATACCTCAAGAGCAAGAACAACATCCATCAACGTCGTACTGCTCGCCCTTCTGACTCAATCCGACCCATCCCTGCATCCTCTACGCCCCCCGCTCAGAGTAATCAGGTAAACGAGGACGAAGATCAAGATGGACACGAAGGCGATTGggaagacgaggatggCTATGAAGAACAGCTCTCGGGATCTTCTTCCATAGAGGATTCTAGTATGAAGCGCATCAAGAGGGTGCAAGGCGTAGAAGGAAGGTGGACAATCACTGACTGTGATGCAGATaagaagggagagaa GATGATTTATTCCTCCATCACTCCTTATGTGCATATGCTCTATACAGATGAGTTCGATCAAGAGCATGTTGAGCTTGATTTTTCCGATCCTCGGGAAAGGGGAACTTACTACAGAACTGGA ATATGGAGTATTAGATTCTCTGCAGATGGCAAAGAAATTGTAGCAGGGGCATCTAACGGGAAGATAATGGTTTATGACATTAACGCCCAACGACGATCGTTGAGTGTTTCTG TTAACGCGGTCTGCTTCGCTGATCATTCATCCACTAACATCCTTATCTCTGGTTCCGATGATGGATATGTTAAGGTCTGGGATAGACGCTCTCTCTCTTCGCATGTACCGTCTGGCGTCCTCGTCGGGGCTACTGAAGGTATCACTTATACTTCGCCCAAGGGTGATGGTAGATATGTAGTGGCAAATTCGAAGGATCAAGCTGCAAGATTGTATGATCTGAGGAAAATGAGGAGTTATGGGGATTTTGTTAATGAGCCGGACGCTTCACAAAAGTATGGTGCTGCCGGTTTCGACT ACCGAGACATGCGCTACCCTCGATCAGAGCCTCGCTCCCACCCGCAGGACTGCTCGGTGATGACCTATAGTGGCCACTCCGTCCTGCGAACGCTGATCCGATGTCACTTCAGCCCTATCGAGTCAACTGGACAGAGCTACATCTATTCCGGCAGTGCGGATGGAATGATTCATGTCTGGAGTTTAGATGGCCGAG TGCTCGATCGATCGGCTTCAGAAGGCCTCTACTCAAGCCAAGGTATCTATTCCGATCCGTCCGCCCCCGCTCACCCCACTCAATCCTCCCGCACAAACCTCTTCGGCTCTTACTCTCACGCCGTGAGGGATGTCGCGTGGCATGGATACGAGCCTACTCTGATGTCGACTTGCTGGGATATGATGGGTGGTATGCGTAGAGGTGGGACAATCGCGAAGCATGAATGGAAGGGTCTTGGCAAGAATGGGCTTGCTAAGCTAGAGGATTGGGAAAtaaaaaggaaggaggagaatgaAGGGAATCGGGCAACAGATTAG
- a CDS encoding Malate permease, putative, whose protein sequence is MGTGITSILLYTFPFNGGWLRRLAVVMFIFNVVLFILIAVASVVRVLRWKGIFLATLKNTSAGLFWGTLPMGFTTIVNMIAFTCVRDGKTGWSRTAIGFWWIDIILSVIVNLGTVYIMITRQRHTTDAMSAAWLFPVITCVVASASGGIVSSAVMPYSPHLARSIVIVSYVVWGIGVPFALFIICNYLHHSVLHGTPPVTALTSAFLPLGPCGQGSFGIMALGKAVRELAYNHGIGFGVVPDSVADAVSRRETILRMADAVYTGSLVTGLVLWGLAFCWYVLATTVLLDHWWNTNRDYFGKESFSIGFTALIFPIGVWATATTTLAIELDSLTFKILGTILSVQVILNWIYVMFFTTYKVCDGTIYIAPELDIFPERNPPLRWPWPKLATATIHRKEDIELSPNSTEERRVGLGNSHREND, encoded by the exons ATGGGCACAGGCATCACATCAATTCTTCTATATACTTTTCCTTTCAACGGTGGCTGGTTACGTCGCCTCGCAGTGGTGATGTTCATTTTCAATGTCGTTCTCTTCATTCTTATTGCTGTTGCCAGTGTTGTGAGAGTATTAAGATGGAAAGGAATTTTCTTAGCAACTTTGAAGAACACATCAGCGGGGCTATTCTGGGGAACGTTACCAATGGGCTTCACCACAATAGTG AATATGATTGCATTCACATGTGTACGAGATGGAAAGACGGGCTGGTCCAGGACAGCGATAGGATTCTGGTGGATAGATATAATACTTTCAGTCATTGTCAATCTAGGGACGGTCTACATCAT GATCACTCGCCAACGCCATACTACCGACGCTATGTCGGCGGCCTGGTTGTTCCCTGTCATCACTTGCGTTGTCGCTTCCGCTTCAGGCGGTATAGTGTCGTCGGCTGTCATGCCATATAGCCCTCATCTCGCCAGATCCATTGTCATTGTATCCTACGTCGTCTGGGGTATCGGTGTTCCTTTCGCCCTTTTTATTATTTGTAACTATCTCCATCACAGCGTTTTGCATGGTACTCCGCCTGTCACGGCGTTAACGAGCGCTTTCCTTCCTCTGGGTCCCTGTGGACAAGGAAGCTTTGGTATCATGGCTCTCGGCAAAGCCGTTCGGGAACTGGCGTACAACCACGGGATAGGTTTCGGGGTAGTTCCTGACAGTGTGGCGGATGCTGTTTCAAGGAGAGAGACTATTTTACGCATGGCTGACGCCGTTTACACTGGAAGTTTGGTTACAGGCCTTGTCTTGTGGGGTTTGGCGTTTTGCTGGTACGTTCTAGCTACGACAGTGTTGCTAGACCACTGGTGGAATACGAACAGAGATTATTTCGGCAAAGAGTCATTTAGTATAGGATTTACTGCGCTGATTTTTCCAATAGGCGTCTGGGCT ACGGCCACAACAACATTAGCAATTGAGCTCGATTCCTTGACCTTCAAAATCCTTGGTACAATACTATCGGTTCAAGTCATTCTCAACTGGATTTACGTCATGTTCTTTACAACTTACAAAGTGTGTGACGGAACAATATACATAGCTCCTGAGTTGGATATTTTCCCCGAAAGAAATCCACCGTTAAGATGGCCGTGGCCGAAGCTGGCCACGGCCACAATTCACAGAAAGGAGGATATCGAGCTTTCCCCCAATTCGACAGAGGAAAGACGCGTTGGATTGGGGAACTCCCATAGGGAAAATGATTAG
- a CDS encoding Calcium-transporting ATPase 3, putative (Similar to TIGR gene model, INSD accession AAW40994.1), protein MSTENGQLNTNEKQLINRADTGKTAVSDSPLPFKPHTALSGKVLEALSSNATSGLSDEEVSRRLEKYGPNRLKPPKKPSVLKIIARQVGNAMTLILIAAMATSLGTMDWISGGVIAALVILNVSVGAFTEWQAEKTVASLESVGAPQATVVRIRNGSRDAATITIPVEEVVPGDIVQLKNGDIVPADGRILDGHLSNLEADEAFLTGESLPVAKQTEPIEEEDCPVGDRVCMVFSGSQITKGRARVVITSTGMGTEIGKIAQALDSKAKNKNRGFAAFWWKIKAILGVVETTPLQIKLNKLAYFLLACALIIAVIVVASTGFSDVPLSIATYAVAAAVSILPASLIAVVSLTLANASTDLASRHALVRRMDAIEALAGVENVCSDKTGTLTVGRMVVRKVWVPALDWRANEHAPLETSGGQAYSFETGSDPFYPRGEVLADTQKITAAPETIDLKQPRDQSDSSSSDSDPDERDVEEQGRVIHVEEMENNLRDLALCISLCNQATLTRPIDQDGQWEASGDPTESALQVAAHKLGHGKPFLTHAAKPSQRADSIRSGHSSRPLVAGIRGRFVQIVEHPFDSTVKRMSVAYKFVGEDPQDSHVLCLLKGAIERVFERCTKIQGQPITEEHKKDVMSKVDALAAQGLRVLALCGKRLPVTMVDEVKSTPRDAFEADFQFLGLAGIFDPPRKESAGAVADCFRAGITPRMLTGDHPATATAIALTIGILDKTYSKNAVMTGQQFDSLSEDEIDQLPELPLVVARCAPETKVRMVDAIHRRGQSTVMTGDGVNDSPALKRADVGVGMGTGSDVAKQSSRIVLSDDNFSTIIRAIRKGRSVFKNLSKFLLYLLSGNLAEIIVLLIGLAFKDENGQAVFPLSPVAALWINTLAAGPPALALGLEPTAIDAMEQGPEAYHRIFTLEFYVDLIFYGFLMGSISLVNFVIVLWGYYPGNLGRFCNEDDPSICDPVYQARAACFATLVIVLMIHALECKHLSRGLAQINLRDNRVLLWCVIVLSLSTFPVVYIPVINNKVFLLDGPRWEWGIIFGMIFVYLGATEFYKWCKRIWIRRHALPSKGPSDKTLRMENTIAPPV, encoded by the exons ATGTCTACTGAGAACGGACAATTAAACACAAACGAGAAACAGCTTATCAACCGTGCCGACACTGGCAAGACTGCAGTGTCAGactctcctctccctttcAAACCTCATACTGCTCTCTCTGGCAAGGTCCTGGAGGCTCTGTCGAGTAATGCTACTTCTGGTTTATCGGATGAGGAAGTATCAAGGAGGCTCGAGAAATATGGTCCTAACAGGCTGAAGCCCCCAAAGAAACCCAGTGTTCTCAAGATCATCGCTAGGCAGGTGGGCAATGCCATGACTCTTATTCTCA TTGCTGCCATGGCAACTTCACTTGGTACCATGGACTGGATCAGCGGTGGCGTTATTGCGGCGCTGGTTATCCTCAATGTATCAGTGGGAGCTTTCACAGAATGGCAAGCCGAAAAG ACCGTAGCTAGCCTTGAATCTGTCGGTGCACCTCAAGCTACTGTAGTCCGGATTCGCAACGGCTCTCGCGACGCTGCCACCATAACTATCCCCGTGGAGGAAGTCGTACCCGGTGACATCGTTCAACTCAAAAATGGCGATATTGTTCCCGCGGACGGGAGAATCCTTGATGGGCATCTGAGTAACCTGGAAGCTGACGAGGCGTTCCTCACTGGTGAAAGTCTCCCGGTTGCAAAACAGACTGAGCCTatcgaagaagaggacTGTCCTGTTGG CGATCGTGTCTGTATGGTCTTTTCTGGTTCCCAAATCACCAAAGGTCGAGCTCGTGTCGTCATCACCAGTACTGGTATGGGGACGGAGATTGGAAAAATTGCTCAAGCGCTTGACTCTAAAGCTAAAAACAAGAATCGTGGATTTGCTGCTTTCTGGTGGAAGATTAAGGCTATTTTGGGTGTCGTGGAGACCACTCCTTTACAAATCAA ACTTAACAAACTGGCATACTTCCTTTTGGCGTGCGCCCTCATTATAGCTGTCATTGTGGTCGCCTCCACCGGTTTTAGCGATGTTCCCCTCTCTATCGCTACCTACGCTGTTGCTGCCGCCGTCTCCATTCTCCCCGCCTCATTGATTGCAGTTGTCAGTTTGACTTTGGCGAATGCGTCAACTGATTTAGCATCTCGACATGCTTTGGTCAGACGAATGGATGCTATTGAGGCTTTAGCTGGTGTTGAGAATGTGTGCTCGGACAAG ACCGGTACCCTTACCGTCGGCCGCATGGTAGTTCGCAAAGTCTGGGTTCCTGCTCTCGACTGGCGCGCCAATGAACATGCTCCGCTCGAAACTAGTGGTGGCCAAGCATACAGTTTTGAGACCGGATCTGACCCTTTTTACCCACGTGGTGAAGTTCTCGCTGATACCCAGAAAATCACTGCGGCTCCGGAGACTATCGATCTCAAGCAACCCCGTGACCAGTCTGACTCTTCGTCTTCTGATTCTGACCCCGATGAGCGAGACGTAGAGGAACAAGGACGAGTCATCCATGTTGAAGAAATGGAGAACAACCTTCGCGACCTTGCCCTCTGTATTTCGCTTTGTAACCAAGCAACGCTCACTCGTCCCATTGATCAAGACGGCCAATGGGAAGCCAGCGGTGATCCTACCGAATCTGCCCTCCAGGTTGCTGCCCACAAGCTTGGTCATGGAAAGCCTTTCCTTACCCACGCCGCCAAGCCAAGCCAACGTGCCGATTCTATCCGGTCGGGTCACAGTTCGCGACCTCTTGTAGCTGGCATTCGTGGGCGCTTTGTTCAGATTGTTGAGCATCCTTTCGATTCTACCGTCAAACGAATGTCTGTCGCGTACAAGTTTGTGGGTGAGGACCCTCAGGATTCTCACGTCCTCTGTCTTCTTAAGGGCGCCATCGAGCGTGTTTTTGAGCGATGCACCAAGATCCAAGGACAGCCCATCACCGAAGAGCATAAGAAGGATGTCATGTCCAAAGTCGATGCTCTCGCCGCTCAAGGTCTTCGAGTCCTCGCTCTTTGTGGAAAGCGGCTTCCCGTCACCATGGTCGACGAAGTCAAGTCCACCCCACGAGACGCATTCGAAGCCGATTTCCAGTTCCTCGGTCTTGCTGGTATCTTTGACCCTCCCAGGAAGGAATCTGCTGGCGCCGTTGCCGATTGTTTCAGGGCTGGTATCACTCCTCGAATGTTAACAGGCGACCACCCCGCTACCGCTACAGCTATCGCTCTCACCATTGGTATTCTTGATAAGACGTACTCAAAAAATGCAGTCATGACCGGTCAGCAGTTCGACTCTTTGAGTGAAGACGAAATTGATCAACTGCCCGAGCTGCCTCTCGTTGTTGCTCGCTGCGCTCCCGAAACCAAG GTTCGAATGGTTGATGCCATTCATCGACGAGGACAAAGCACTGTCATGACTGGTGATGGTGTAAACGACTCTCCCGCCCTCAAGCGAGCTGATGTGGGTGTTGGCATGGGCACTGGTTCCGATGTTGCCAAGCAATCTTCGCGTATTGTCCTCAGCGATGACAACTTCAGCACCATCATACGGGCTATTAGGAAGGGCCGTTCTGTCTTTAAGAACTTATCTAAATTCTTGCTC TACCTTCTTTCTGGTAACTTGGCTGAAATCATAGTTCTCTTGATTGGTCTCGCTTTCAAGGATGAGAATGGTCAGGCTGTGTTCCCCCTGTCACCTGTAGCCGCTCTTTGGAT CAACACTCTAGCTGCAGGACCTCCAGCTCTTGCCCTAGGTCTTGAACCTACAGCTATCGATGCCATGGAGCAAGGGCCCGAGGCATACCATCGAATCTTTACTCTTGAATTCTACGTCGACTTGATCTTTTACGGTTTCCTGATGGGTTCCATCAGTTTGGTCAACTTCGTCATTGTTCTCTGGGGATACTATCCT GGAAACTTAGGTCGTTTCTGTAACGAAGATGATCCCAGCATCTGTGATCCCGTTTATCAAGCTCGAGCTGCCTGTTTTGCCACCCTCGTCATTGTACTCATGATCCATGCTTTAGAGTGTAAGCATTTGAGCAGAGGGTTGGCCCAAATCAACTTGCGTGACAACAGGGTGTTGCTGTGGTGTGTTATTGTCCTCAGTCTTTCCACT TTCCCCGTTGTGTACATTCCTGTAATTAATAACAAGGTGTTTTTGCTTGACGGTCCTAGGTGGGAATGGGGTATCATTTTCGGCATGATCTTTGTGTATCTCGGTGCTACTGAGTTTTACAAATGGTGCAAAAGAATTTGGATCCGACGACATGCCCTTCCTTCCAAGGGACCTTCCGACAAGACCCTTAGAATGGAGAATACCATTGCACCTCCGGTTTGA
- a CDS encoding Hypothetical Protein (Similar to TIGR gene model, INSD accession AAW40996.1), translated as MGGEESLPSSAENIGPKRRDPFHRRVKSYFTTEIDAPNSTNLISIYACFLTGFTSAPSFTACYVWCGFQTGNVAQLGVAIARCFAPGSERTFGFQKPDQQALTSLLSFWIGTSLGRFGDWSGARKRTWLALATLLQAFLAMAAALTAHYSGEDGIASSRGEPSWASPTGMAALGFLSATMGIQGIVGKRIASPMNTTVVLTTTWVEIFNDPLLFAFKYTPSRDIRIAGGFSVLLGAFISRAILDASSSAGACGVLAGLRMVQFIWWFFIPDKQVKRVEAK; from the exons ATGGGAGGTGAAGAATCTTTACCGTCCTCCGCCGAAAATATTGGCCCAAAGAGACGCGATCCATTTCATCGCCGAGTTAAATCTTACTTCACGACCGAGATTGACGCCCCCAACTCTACCAACCTTATCTCCATCTACGCCTGCTTTCTCACTGGCTTCACATCTGCCCCTTCTTTCACCGCTTGCTATGTTTGGTGTGGTTTCCAGACAGGAAACGTCGCTCAATTGGGTGTGGCCATTGCCAGATGTTTTGCCCCAGGATCGGAGCGGACGTTTGGCTTCCAGAAGCCCGATCAGCAGGCTTTGACTAGTCTGTTGAGTTTCTGGATAGGGACGAGTTTAGGTCGATTTGGAGATTGGTCGGGCGCGAGAAAGAGGACATGGCTGGCGCTTGCGACATTACTGCAGGCGTTTTTGGCTATGGCAGCGGCTCTCACAGCCCATTATTCTGGTGAAGACGGTATTGCTTC GAGTCGAGGAGAACCGTCTTGGGCTTCACCTACCGGAATGGCTGCACTTGGGTTCTTGTCAGCAACAATGGGAATACAAGGTATTGTTGGCAAG CGGATCGCTAGCCCCATGAACACCACCGTCGTCCTCACCACCACATGGGTCGAAATCTTTAACGATCCCTTACTCTTTGCTTTCAAATATACCCCCTCTCGTGACATTCGTATAGCCGGTGGATTTTCGGTTTTACTCGGAGCCTTCATCTCGAGGGCGATACTTGATGCGTCCTCTTCTGCTGGTGCCTGTGGTGTGTTGGCAGGATTGAGGATGGTCCAATTTATCTGGTGGTTCTTCATCCCCGATAAACAGGTCAAGCGGGTTGAGGCGAAATAG
- a CDS encoding Mitochondrial matrix protein import-related protein, putative (Similar to TIGR gene model, INSD accession AAW40998.1), with protein sequence MLRQSTYRLLSSTPRSCRLISTTAPSFIRIRTQSSEPSPAERPPPVPENVNPSQPFEPEVNKPVGTTKAVETQEAEEPAPAGTPLTPPQPEVVSGNTQSAASAAPETEAHVENPDYSKLPSLDIDPEAAAISEPAAGKDQETESGGRKKTGAGKKEYVSSQEKSRRMWIRAGYGALAVGAVGAVLAMGSEEAPGKKQEGFVETFQNNMTELFDFFNKPAFKTLLPDPLPPPHQRPYTLCIDLEGLLVHSSWDRTHGWRTAKRPGVDYFLGYLSQFYEIVLFSSQPLYTAAPIAEKIDPYQAFMPYRLFRESTRSVKGKVVKDISFLNRDPSKVIVLDVNPEHVALQPENAIVLQPWDGSPRDKGLVDMIPFLESIGIFNPTDVRPILQAYAGKDIPIEYAKKEAEAKAKAIEEWERSHPTAITGAGSGFLSSIFGSVAAPGSSRPNQPMTYLEQKRAQAQRIYQEEQKYWAEHADEFKKLIEEDKQRQLAEMKGSILGYLGAPKMQDGPKEDVLKA encoded by the exons ATGCTCAGGCAATCCACATATCGTCTCCTCTCGTCTACCCCCCGTTCTTGTCGACTTATTTCTACCACTGCCCCGTCCTTCATTCGTATTCGCACCCAGTCTTCCGAGCCTTCTCCCGCTGAGAGGCCTCCTCCTGTTCCCGAGAATGTCAATCCTTCACAACCCTTTGAGCCTGAAGTGAACAAGCCTGTGGGTACCACCAAAGCTGTGGAGACCCAGGAGGCTGAAGAGCCTGCTCCTGCCGGTACCCCACTCACTCCTCCTCAACCCGAGGTCGTGTCTGGTAACACACAGTCCGCCGCCTCCGCCGCCCCTGAGACAGAAGCCCATGTCGAAAACCCTGACTACTCTAAACTTCCTTCCCTCGATATTGACCCGGAAGCTGCCGCTATTTCTGAACCAGCTGCTGGGAAGGATCAGGAAACGGAAAGCGGTGGAAGGAAAAAAACAGGTGCTGGTAAAAAGGAGTATGTGAGCTCGCAGGAGAAGTCTAGGAGGATGTGGATCCGGGCGGGGTATGGTGCACTGGCAGTTGGTGCGGTTGGAGCTGTTTTGGCAATGGGAAGTGAGGAAGCACCT GGCAAGAAACAGGAAGGATTCGTTGAGACTTTCCAGAATAACATGACTGAGCTTTTCGAC TTTTTCAACAAGCCTGCTTTCAAGACTCTTCTCCCCGaccctcttcctcctccccatCAACGACCTTATACCCTCTGCATTGACCTTGAAGGACTCCTTGTACACTCCTCATGGGAT AGGACTCACGGCTGGAGGACCGCCAAGCGACCCGGTGTCGATTACTTCCTTGGCTACTTGTCGCAGTTTTATGAAATAGTCCTCTTCTCCAGCCAGCCTCTTTAT ACCGCCGCCCCTATCGCGGAGAAGATCGACCCATACCAAGCATTTATGCCATACCGTCTTTTCCGTGAATCTACTCGCTCTGTCAAGGGTAAAGTCGTCAAGGATATCTCTTTCCTCAACCGTGATCCTTCCAAGGTAATTGTTTTGGACGTTAACCCTGAACATGTGGCTTTACAGCCCGAGAACGCTATCGTGCTCCAGCCTTGGGATGGGTCGCCTAGGGATAAAGGCTTGGTGGATATGATTCCTTTCCTTGAGT CGATTGGTATTTTCAACCCAACGGACGTCCGCCCTATCCTTCAAGCGTATGCTGGCAAGGATATCCCCATTGAATATGCCAAAAAGGAAGCCGAGGCAAAGGCTAAGGCCATTGAGGAATGGGAGAGAAGTCATCCTACCGCTATTACCGGTGCTGGAAGCGGATTTTTGAGTAGCATCTTCGGTAGCGTCGCCGCT CCCGGATCATCTCGACCAAATCAGCCTATGACATACCTCGAGCAGAAACGTGCGCAGGCGCAGAGGATCTATCAGGAAGAGCAAAAGTATTGGGCAGAACATGCTGACGAATTCAAGAA GTTAATTGAGGAAGACAAGCAGCGACAGTTGGCAGAAATGAAGGGTTCCATCTTGGGTTACTTGGGTGCACCTAAAATGCAGGACGGACCGAAGGAGGATGTCCTTAAGGCTTAA
- a CDS encoding Hypothetical Protein (Similar to TIGR gene model, INSD accession AAW41000.1), whose protein sequence is MSYTIAGRAIKNEYLALGTIISTIGIAVASSGGSDKAAASSAPVSVSDDKTITGETPEEEDFIRQFVAEAEKSEKH, encoded by the exons ATGTCCTATACGATCGCTGGCCGCGCTATTAAA AACGAGTACCT CGCCCTTGGTACCATTATTTCTACCATTGGTATCGCCGTTGCTTCTTCCGGTGGCTCAGATAAGGCGGCTGCCTCTTCTGCTCCCGTTTCCGTATCTGACGACAAAACTATCACTGGCGAGACTCccgaggaggaggattt CATCCGTCAATTCGTCGCCGAGGCCGAGAAATCTGAAAAGCACTAG
- a CDS encoding Structural constituent of ribosome, putative (Similar to TIGR gene model, INSD accession AAW41002.1) — translation MLNLSIFRPATSRPRLALSLPTFLAPKTPTQGVQQVRFRGQLAPKRTKYRKASKGAPGGGSLKGTALHHGTFGLRACSSVRLSAAQLTSCQAAVRRKIKPIKGAQFYLRVFPDIPVCVKGNEQRMGKGKGSFEYWSCRVKPGKVIMEVGGGDIREEIAKAALKLAQARLPLQTEFITLSSPPRLGRIATPALADPPSAQPIPNNLAYLDAKEEGGARRVIMRREERAVEEIVDGLRGLEMKDAAKGIDG, via the exons ATGCTCAACCTCTCCATCTTTCGACCAGCGACTTCAAGACCCCGTCTCGccctttctcttcccacTTTCCTCGCCCCGAAAACCCCCACGCAGGGTGTCCAGCAAGTCAGATTCAGAGGACAGTTAGCCCCGAAGAGAACAAAATACAGGAAGGCTTCTAAGGGTGCCCCCGGA GGTGGTTCTCTAAAAGGAACAGCTCTCCACCACGGCACATTCGGTCTTCGTGCATGCTCCTCCGTCCGACTCTCTGCTGCTCAGTTAACCTCATGTCAAGCGGCCGTCCGCCGAAAGATCAAACCCATCAAGGGCGCCCAATTCTATCTTCGTGTCTTTCCCGATATTCCCGTATGTGTCAAAGGTAATGAGCAACGTATgggaaaggggaagggaagTTTCGAATATTGGAGCTGTAGGGTTAAGCCGGGCAAAGTGATTATGGAAGTTGGCGGTGGGGATATCAGGGAGGAAATCGCCAAGGCTG CCTTGAAACTCGCACAAGCCCGTCTCCCCCTTCAAACCGAATTCATCACTCTTTCTTCCCCACCTCGTCTCGGCCGCATAGCCACTCCCGCCCTTGCCGATCCTCCTTCGGCCCAACCGATACCAAATAACTTGGCGTACCTTGATgcaaaggaagaaggtggaGCGAGGAGGGTCATCAtgagaagagaagaaagagctGTCGAGGAGATAGTTGATGGGCTGCGGGGTTTAGAGATGAAGGATGCTGCCAAGGGTATCGATGGGTGA
- a CDS encoding Hypothetical Protein (Similar to TIGR gene model, INSD accession AAW41004.1): MPVPWEALIPCGLLVAMFGITGNLFSVAKFMTNDMKPPRYRLDTWDNMMMERDRRLTGSLRGQSTDPIAPKEFATNSVWETERVH; encoded by the exons ATGCCTGTTCCTTGGGAA GCTCTTATTCCGTGTG GTCTCCTCGTGGCCATGTTCGGTATCACCGGTAATCTCTTCTCCGTCGCGAAGTTCATGACCAACGACATGAAG CCCCCAAGGTACCGCCTTGACACCTGGGACAATATGATGATGGAGAGGGATAGGAGATTAACGGGATCTCTACGGGGACAAAGT ACTGATCCGATTGCGCCAAAGGAGTTTGCGACAAACTCTGTGTGGGAGACCGAGAGAGTGCACTAG